The Cannabis sativa cultivar Pink pepper isolate KNU-18-1 unplaced genomic scaffold, ASM2916894v1 Contig3, whole genome shotgun sequence genome window below encodes:
- the LOC133033160 gene encoding short-chain dehydrogenase reductase 3b-like, with protein MSNNPTLRLKGKVAIVTGAASGIGEETTRLFVANGASVVAVDVQDELGHEVVQSIDSERVSYHHCDVRDEKQVEATVSYALEKYGSLDVLFSNAGIIGPLTKFLDLDIDAFDNTMATNVRGVAATFKHAARAMVARNIRGSLICTSSVSASLGGTGPHAYTISKHALVGLVRTACSELGAYGIRVNSVSPFGLGTPLACKAFHLEPHEVEANSSALANLKGITLKTRHVAEAALFLASDESAYVSGHNLVIDGGFTVVSHSYSTVV; from the exons ATGTCCAATAATCCAACTCTAAG GTTGAAGGGAAAAGTAGCTATTGTGACTGGTGCAGCCAGTGGTATAGGCGAAGAAACGACCAGATTATTTGTGGCCAATGGAGCTTCCGTGGTGGCTGTCGATGTCCAAGACGAGCTTGGCCATGAGGTGGTTCAATCCATAGACTCCGAGAGAGTGAGCTACCACCACTGCGACGTAAGAGACGAGAAACAAGTCGAAGCAACAGTGAGCTACGCCTTAGAAAAGTATGGCAGCCTTGATGTTCTGTTTAGCAACGCCGGTATCATAGGCCCTCTGACTAAATTTCTTGACCTTGACATTGACGCCTTCGACAACACAATGGCCACCAACGTACGCGGCGTTGCAGCCACGTTCAAGCACGCTGCTCGTGCCATGGTCGCCCGTAACATCCGTGGCTCCCTCATATGCACCAGCAGCGTGTCTGCATCCCTTGGAGGAACAGGGCCGCACGCGTACACGATCTCTAAACATGCGCTTGTGGGGTTGGTCAGAACGGCTTGTAGTGAGCTTGGCGCTTATGGGATTAGAGTGAACAGCGTTTCGCCTTTCGGATTGGGAACACCTCTGGCCTGTAAAGCTTTCCATCTTGAACCCCATGAAGTTGAAGCTAATAGCTCTGCGTTGGCTAACTTGAAGGGTATAACTTTAAAGACAAGGCACGTTGCAGAGGCTGCTCTGTTTCTTGCTTCTGATGAATCAGCCTATGTGAGTGGACACAACTTGGTTATCGATGGAGGGTTCACTGTGGTTTCTCATAGTTACTCGACTGTTGTCTGA
- the LOC133033281 gene encoding uncharacterized protein LOC133033281 has product MGLQVYWYDFVCFGIVAASFCGALWVIWRREGSSSRLEDSTIYDGLLVAQPSSQVVFTAGALPRGHVGSSQLWTSCWKGVHPGWLLLTRSLSFLIMAAFLGWDVVEWDATIFVYYTEWTFTLVIIYFAIGSIVSAYGCWLLSKHPGQSDLEEKAEELKGEMMQRHNNKAQQEIHERAGFWGYIMQIAFQTCAGAVILTDIVFWCIILPFESNSHLGLTLLMGCMHTLNAFFLLVDTILNILPFPWFRLAYFVLWSCVYVIFQWIIHACGFSWWPYPFLELDTPWAPLWYFCLALIHIPCYGLYALIIKAKYTILPRLFPHAFVRSH; this is encoded by the exons ATGGGACTGCAAGTATATTGGTATGACTTCGTTTGCTTTGGCATTGTAGCTGCTTCCTTTTGCGGTGCCTTATGGGTAATTTGGAGAAGAGAAGGCTCCTCTTCCAGGCTCGAAGACAGCACTATTTACGACGGCCTCCTAGTGGCTCAACCCAGTAGTCAGGTGGTGTTTACGGCTGGTGCACTGCCTAGGGGTCATGTTGGGAGTTCCCAGTTATGGACCAGCTGCTGGAAAGGAGTGCACCCTGGTTGGCTCTTGCTCACtcgttctctctcttttcttattATGGCTGCATTCTTGGGTTGGGACGTTGTTGAGTGGGATGCCACCATTTTTGTCTACTATACAGA GTGGACTTTTACATTAGTTATCATCTATTTTGCG ATAGGGAGCATTGTATCTGCATATGGATGTTGGTTGTTATCAAAGCATCCTGGCCAAAGTGATTTAGAAGAAAAGGCAGAAGAATTAAAGGGTGAAATGATGCAAAGGCACAATAATAAGGCTCAACAAGAGATTCATGAAAGAGCTGGGTTTTGGGGCTATATAATGCAAATAGCTTTCCAG ACTTGTGCAGGTGCTGTTATTCTCACAGATATTGTATTTTGGTGTATCATTCTTCCATTTGAATCGAATTCACATCTTGGACTAACTTTG TTGATGGGTTGCATGCATACTTTGAATGCATTTTTTCTTCTGGTAGACACCATACTGAATATCCTT CCATTTCCTTGGTTTCGGCTGGCCTATTTTGTCCTTTGGAGTTGTGTGTATGTCATTTTCCAGTGGATCATCCACGCCTGTGGCTTCTCATG GTGGCCATATCCTTTTCTTGAGCTCGATACACCATGGGCTCCTTTGTG GTATTTTTGCTTGGCTTTGATTCACATACCTTGTTATGGATTGTATGCACTGATTATAAAAGCCAAATATACAATTCTGCCAAGACTGTTTCCCCATGCTTTCGTGAGGTCTCATTAG